One Rhododendron vialii isolate Sample 1 chromosome 2a, ASM3025357v1 genomic region harbors:
- the LOC131316058 gene encoding uncharacterized protein LOC131316058 yields MVFSHENQDSKGGRFAVVGSFKSSSSRRVCCPDGVFHAMKSGPVVNKHLHWYSGCSSEYLFRISLHTFLSNTIMYFNIQMNEFHEVPMPEPPMDVMLGVRSKDQTLGLGVLDGCLCMLHRYSINHNVEVFAMKENGIRESWTTMFIIPNLTLGGIARNLELFGYTKRGEVLMKVLVGDMRCEMTTYNPIDRSRRNFLTQDDCKYVNAVMYEEITVTPTDYGWKDKDSREATYVEYFIHRSPQKMRKRWDGIWQVCTMKSAL; encoded by the exons ATGGTGTTTTCTCACGAGAATCAGGATTCTAAAGGTG GTCGATTTGCAGTTGTTGGTAGTTTCAAAAGCAGTAGTTCGAGAAGGGTTTGCTGCCCCGATGGAGTTTTTCATGCGATGAAGTCAGGACCTGTGGTAAATAAACACCTACATTGGTATTCTGGCTGTAGTTCTGAATATTTGTTCCGGATTTCTCTTCATACTTTTTTGTCGAACACAATTATGTATTTCAATATACAGATGAATGAATTCCATGAGGTGCCGATGCCAGAACCTCCTATGGATGTGATGTTGGGAGTGAGGTCCAAAGATCAGACCTTGGGTTTGGGAGTTTTGGATGGATGCCTTTGTATGCTTCATAGATACTCAATCAACCATAATGTTGAAGTATTCGCAATGAAGGAAAATGGCATAAGAGAATCTTGGACTACAATGTTTATCATACCCAATTTGACATTAGGAGGAATAGCAAGAAATTTGGAGCTATTTGGTTACACAAAGCGTGGGGAAGTTCTAATGAAAGTTCTCGTAGGTGATATGCGATGTGAGATGACAACATACAATCCTATAGACCGTTCACGTCGAAATTTTTTAACTCAAGATGATTGCAAGTATGTCAATGCAGTTATGTACGAAGAAATCACGGTTACACCAACTGACTACGGTTGGAAAGACAAAGACTCGAGAGAAGCAACATATGTGGAATATTTCATTCATAGGTCTCCccaaaagatgagaaagagatGGGATGGTATTTGGCAAGTTTGCACTATGAAAAGTGCGCTTTGA
- the LOC131316309 gene encoding uncharacterized protein LOC131316309 gives MGRKANSRRRREKKKNEIIPEERTRTEVSEPNFPDIPEEIVVDIRSRFPLKSLLRFTCVSKQWHSAISDILAERIGGKIALIESTFRSGSRPWNKKGPWSTYPKTVGSCNGLLIMRVHDDLFWWNPVTEYFKKVLAYAPLGDNGFRIASGLCYDSSAKE, from the coding sequence ATGGGAAGGAAGGCAAACagcaggaggaggagggagaagaagaagaacgaaaTCATCCCAGAAGAGAGAACACGAACAGAAGTATCAGAACCCAATTTCCCCGACATTCCGGAAGAGATCGTGGTCGACATCCGCTCGAGATTTCCTCTCAAATCTCTTTTGCGATTCACCTGCGTTTCCAAGCAATGGCATTCTGCGATATCCGACATCCTCGCCGAAAGAATCGGAGGGAAGATAGCTCTCATTGAGTCCACCTTCAGGTCAGGTAGTAGACCATGGAACAAGAAGGGTCCATGGTCTACGTACCCTAAAACAGTTGGTTCGTGTAATGGGTTGTTGATCATGCGCGTGCATGATGACTTGTTCTGGTGGAATCCCGTGACTGAGTATTTTAAGAAGGTCCTGGCGTACGCACCTTTGGGTGATAATGGTTTTCGTATTGCTTCTGGGCTTTGTTACGACTCCTCTGCCAAGGAGTAG
- the LOC131316060 gene encoding uncharacterized protein LOC131316060, translating to MSCCVGCCASLTCGLCSTVASGISQRSARIAYCGIFGISLIVSWILREFAAPLLEKIPWINTSETHTTEWYQMEAVLRISLGNFLFFAILALVMIGVKDQNDTRDSWHHGGWTVKFVIWVLLTLVMFFMPNVVITIYGTLSKFGAGLFLLVQVIILLDATHSWNDAWVAKDEQKWYYALLAVSVTCYIAAFTITGILFIWFNPSGYDCGLNVFFLVMTMVLALAFGVIALHPAVNGSLLPASVISVYCAYVCYTGLSCEPRNYVCNGLHNKSGVSTSTLVLGMVTTVLSVLYSALRAGSSTTFLSPPSSPKSAEKKPLLESEEVEEGKKGKNEKEPRPVSYSYTFFHLIFALASMYSAMLLSGWTSSSESSDLIDVGWTSVWVRICTEWVTALLYVWTLVAPLIVQDREFY from the exons ATGTCGTGCTGCGTTGGTTGCTGCGCTTCTCTGACATGCGGCCTCTGCTCAACGGTGGCCTCTGGGATCTCCCAACGCTCAGCTCGAATCGCTTACTGCGGCATCTTCGGCATCTCCTTGATCGTCTCTTGGATCCTCAGAGAATTCGCTGCTCCTCTCTTGGAGAAAATCCCAT GGATAAACACTTCAGAAACTCACACAACGGAATGGTATCaaatggaagcagttctccgtATCAGCTTGggaaatttcttgttttttgcaATACTTGCTCTTGTTATGATTGGCGTGAAGGATCAAAATGACACACGTGATTCCTGGCATCATGGTGGATGGACTGTTAAGTTTGTCATCTGGGTGTTGCTCACCCTTGTTATGTTTTTCATGCCGAATGTGGTCATAACAATTTATG GTACTCTATCGAAGTTTGGTGCAGGTTTATTTTTATTGGTCCAAGTAATCATATTATTAGATGCCACACACTCGTGGAACGATGCATGGGTCGCTAAAGATGAGCAGAAATG gTATTATGCTCTTCTTGCTGTATCAGTTACATGCTATATTGCAGCATTTACAATCACAGGCATTCTGTTTATTTGGTTCAATCCTTCTGGCTATGATTGCGGACTCAATGTGTTCTTTCTTGTGATGACCATGGTTCTTGCCTTAGCATTTGGCGTTATTGCATTGCACCCAGCG GTGAATGGAAGCCTGTTGCCTGCTTCTGTGATATCCGTATATTGTGCTTACGTGTGTTATACGGGTCTGTCTTGTGAACCTCGAAATTATGTGTGCAACGGTCTTCACAACAAGTCAGGAGTGTCCACCAGTACCCTTGTTCTCGGGATGGTGACGACAGTTCTTTCAGTTCTTTACTCTGCCCTCCGTGCTGGATCTTCTACAACCTTTCTATCTCCACCTTCTTCACCCAAGTCAG CTGAGAAAAAACCCCTGCTTGAGTCAGAGGAAgtagaagaagggaaaaaaggaaagaacgAAAAAGAGCCGCGGCCAGTTAGTTACTCTTACACATTCTTCCATCTTATATTTGCTCTGGCTAGCATGTATTCAGCCATGCTTCTTTCCGGATGGACCAGCTCTTCCGAGAGCTCGGACCTTATCGATGTGGGCTGGACATCGGTTTGGGTCCGTATCTGCACCGAGTGGGTCACTGCCTTGCTTTATGTCTGGACCCTCGTGGCTCCATTGATCGTTCAAGATCGCGAGTTCTATTGA
- the LOC131309742 gene encoding small polypeptide DEVIL 21, with protein sequence MGRMSERCAKWKREVRKQRAKLYIMRVCISMLLCWHKYS encoded by the coding sequence ATGGGAAGGATGAGTGAGAGATGTGCAAAGTGGAAGAGAGAAGTGAGAAAACAGAGAGCAAAACTCTATATCATGAGGGTCTGTATCTCTATGCTTCTCTGTTGGCATAAGTACTCCTAA